The nucleotide window GGACTTCCGGGGGCCATGGATGACTTTAATGGCATGTTCGTATGGAACAGTCATCTCCTGCAGCCGGCAATGAATGCCCTCAAAGATCCCTTTGACTGGTGCCACCCCATCATCCACGGATACATTGATCAGGCTGGTTCGGCTCCCCTCACCCAGACATTTGCAGTGGAGTTGGGTTAGGTGGCTGACGACGTGAACCAAAGCTCTATCCATATACGGCCGTACTGCCTACATCACCATCATTGCCCGGCGATCCCGCTTCTTTGCCGGAGCCAGGTTCCTCAAACGCGGAGCCAACGATTTGGTAGGTTGACTTCACTAACGAATCTACATCGTCGAACATTCTCTTACTGACACTGTGGGTGCTGAAAGGGCTACGTAGCCAATGACGTCGAAACAGAACAGATAGTTTCAGAGGCTTTGACTACTTCATTTCACGCCCCTGGACCCATACTCTTTTCAAGCCCGCAGTATACCTCGTATGTTCAGCATAGGGGGAGTATCCCGCTCTACTGGACACAGGACAACACAGGCGTGACCCCGAAACCGCCCATCGAGCTCAATTTGGTCGACCCGTTTTACAGCGCGGCCGCCCTTCATTTCGACAATCTCTTCGAGCGCTACGGCGCCCCCATCTACGTACTCAATCTGGTCAAGGCCAGAGAAAGGACGCCGCGTGAGTCCAAGTTGTTGCTCGAATACACCAATGCCATCAATTATCTGAACCAGTTCCTACCCGAGGGGCGCAAGATCATCCACAAGGCCTGGGATATGAGTCGAGCGGCAAAGAGTCGTGATCAGGATGTTATAGGTACTCTGGAGCGAATCGCCGAGGATGTTGTCACAACCACAGGATTTTTccacgatggcgacggcaagGTGCACCCGACAAGTGTACAGAATGGCGTGGCCCGGACGAACTGCATTGACTGCCTGGATCGCACCAATGCGGCGCAATTTGTCATTGGCAAAAGGGCCCTTGGGCATCAGCTACACGCGCTCGGCATACTTGAAGACACATCTATCAACTACGACACGGACGCTGTTAATCTCTTTACACACATGTACCATGACCATGGCGACACAATTGCTGTACAGTACGGTGGCTCTCAGTTGGTCAACACCATGGAGACCTACCGCAAAATCAACCAGTGGACAAGTCATTCGCGGGACATGATAGAGAGTTTCAAACGATACTACAACAACTCTTTCCTCGATGGTCAGCGCCAGGAGGCGTACAACCTGTTCCTTGGCAACTATATCTTTGCCCAGGGGCAGCCAATGTTGTGGGACCTGGCGACGGACTACTACCTTCATCACGCGGACCCGCGAGCTTGGTCGGAGAAAACGAAACGTGACTACATCAACTGGTACACGACGGAAAACCTGAAATTAAGGAGGTTCCCAACGTACAGCCAGCCTCCTGGCGAAGTCGGAAAAATGCCCGTGTCTTTCTTTGACGACTACTGGGTTGAATACTATCGACCCTCCACGCTCTCGTCGTTCCTAAAGATGTTTCCCTACAAGATGAACTCGACCATCAAGTACATACCCTTCAAGTCCACGCAGGATGGTCGCTATGATCTGAGCCCGTTCAGGATCCGTAACGAAACTGATCTGGACGCccacgagaagaagaagccgaagaAGGAGGTGATTATTGTCGACCCGCAGGATCTGAAGTCTCCTCGGGATGCGGACGCTGCGTCTGTCCTGTCAGACCGCACCACGGGTGGCAAGGGAATCTCTATCCATCGCTGGCTCCAGCCCATGCAGGATAGAGTGACGGGACACCATGGAATCATGAAAGAAACCCATACTGAACCGCAAGGGTCGCCCAAGGTCAAGCCTACAGCCCAGGAAAAGACAAAAGCAGCCCAGTGGACGTTCACCAAGGCTGTCAATGAGTCTCTCAATCCATCCGTCAGTCAacaagaggccgaggatTACGAACGCTACATCAGCCACCCCCAAAACCTACCTTTGGTTGTGTCGGCCGAGGTCCAGGCGGAGAATCAGTCCGAGTATCAACATTATGTCCAGAGCAGCTGGCAGAGCGATGCCCTCACCCCCGTTGGTGCCGAAGAGGATGTCGCTGTGTACGCCGAGCTCCTCAAAGTTGGTAGCAACCCCCTTACCGTCACCGAGGAAGATTCTCAGAAGAAACGGTACAAAGCTTATAGGAAGTGGCTACGTGGCAAGTCCTTCTTCAAGCAGCAGCCACTCGACTGAATTGGCTTGCATCGTCTTCTTTGCCCACCGTCTCCTTTGCAGCCTCAACGTCCGCGAATAGTTTTGCAAGCCTGGGCTCAGCGGCCAACAGCGGCGAGAAATAATGGTGCGGGGTGAGACCAGCAGCTATCAAGATGGCCTGTAGCATGTGGGCGAGCCTAGACACTTCTTCTAGGGCTTTCCCATTTGCCACACTACCTGGCATCCTCATATGTTCATCAAGCACGTTGAGCCAGCAAATGCTAATCATCCTCAGCACTACGCCCAAATGTGACGCATCAGCGATCCTTGGCCAACAGTTTAGCATGATAGCTGCCAATGCTTGAGCGGCTGCTTGGATGCAGGTCGGTCGTGAAACGAGAAACGGGTCGGTCATAATGGCGGAGACCATGGACAGAAGTTCCTGTGCAGGGTCAGCGCCTGGACAGAGGTGCGTGGGATTCTCTCGACCTGCCTTCATGTGGGGTATGGCAGACTGGCCAAGCTGGTGAACAATTGGAATGATTTGTTGAGCGAGCAGCTCTACGATCCGGATGTACTCAGACGCGTGCCAGTAGCCAGCAAGTATACCCTCCGTCAGTAGCTTAACCAGAAGTTTCGTCTTTTGGGGTctggcttcgtcgtcggggaactgggcctcggccagctgcaTGATGGCGTTGTAGGCTGGTACGAGCAGTTGCAGTGACTCATCCTCGGGCGTCGAGCCTGGGAGGGAGAGCAGCGAGGGGAACACGGACTGCTGGAATATTTCGCCGAGGCCCgtgtcgccgaggaggcgggcTGGGCATCTTAAGACGAAGTTGTGTAGCACGAGAAGGCCCTTCCGCTTAAATTTTGTCTCTGTGTCGTCCATCAAGGCTAGCAGAACTGGAGTAAATAGTGGCCAGCACTTGCTGACTAGAGATTCCTAGGGAAAGCAGTACATCAGTCATGCATTTCAATCAGGTAGTGAGAAACCTAAGAGGATCAATAAACCAACATCGGCATGTTCTACGGCCCAGTTGAAGACCGTGATGGCGTGAATCTGTGTGGTTTTCCAAGGCTGTGTTGCATTGATGGCTGACTGAGAGGCCCAGTTCTTATCATCGTCGATGAAAAAAGCCTTCCTCCCAGTCGAGGTGATGCGGCTTGAGGTGGCCCGAGAAAAGATAGGCCGAATAAAATGCTCCAGTACCGTGGATTCGATGAATTTACGCCTCGTGTCGTCATTCAGGGAGTGGCGTAGTATGTCCTCGGCGCTCGACGCGGCGCCTGAGGTTGTCCAGGTGTCATGGTTGTTGGTGTAGGCGGTTACACGAATCAaatcttcttggccgagctgCGCAGAAAAGCCGACAACGAGACTCCTCAAAACATCCAACGCAGTTTCCGCCAAGGCAAGACTATCGACACAGTACGAGGCAGCGGGGTTGTGCAAAAACCCGGCAGCATGGTTCGCGAGATGCTGGATGGGTTCCTCATCTTGCGGCCCTTGATCTATGCGGTCGATCCTCTTTAAACAGAGGGACAGAACCTCGAGAACACGGATCTGAGTCTGTCATTAAAATGTCAGCCAGCATGCAGTACGGGTGCTTGAAACAGCTTACCAAAGACTCGCACTCGGCTAGGTCGTTGGCGAGGTTTCCTAGCGTATATTGGCCCGTGAGAACTGTCTCTTGCGATTAGCTAGCGACGCAAACGTGAGCAGTCTCGTAAACCGTGGGTGTAAAAACACACCGTAGGCTTCTTCTATCCTTTTCCCGCTGGAGGCTGCTTGCTCCCAAGCCTCGACAGTTTCGCGCAACATCTTTTGGGGGGTATCGTTGTCAGCAGGTGGGTGGGTGACACGTGCAAAGACGAAATTACCACCAAGCTGACTGACTATGCACGGCACGACGGGGCCACAAGTCCCTAGAAAGTTTCGGCGACAATGAAAAGCGTGGCTAATAATCGAAAATCCGGCGACAAACGCAGGTTTTGACCTCCGGAGTCGGGAattttttaatttttttttgGAAGCTTGAGATGGAAGCCTGGATTCCCTGATTCCCCTGTAGGCATTAACAGTGCTAACACATCAGGACCGCACATCACACGTGACACCCTCGTTTTCCCAGCCTCGCCCTTAGGTTCTGCAAGCAATAAAACACTTCGCATCCCGCTATTTCCCTCAAACCGGCTGTCTATTAGGGTATGCCGGGCACTTGTTTAATTAATTTGGAATCCCCGCCCTTGTGTATTGTGAAGTACATATTACCCGTCCGCCAAATCTCAACCCTAACACTTGATACTATTCAATAGCTTCAACCCGGGTGATGATAAGACGTCTCGGGCAAAGAACAAGGGCGAACATCTCACCTGTCCATGCGTTACTGAATGCAACCGAGAGCCGACGGCTGGTTCATGATGGCTGTCCTCGCATCATGCCTCCAATCCCCAATTcgccagctcggcgccgtacCTCATCGATTGCCCCGGTCGGATCTGTTTCGTCTGGATGGCGAAGCTGCCAGGCGACACACACGTCCAAGGCTTGCCCCATCCACTTACCCGGGCGAACCCCAAGCTCCTTGGCTAGCATGCGGCCATCGACCAGGCGCCTGAGAGACGGCGCATCCATGACGTCTAGGTCCGCCAAATGATCCAGAAATGACTTCCAGCCAGAGATGAAAACAACGGTGTCTGTGATGAATTTAACATCGAGTCTCTCAACGTGCAAAGTAAATCATGGGCTGTTGGGTTTCTTACCAACATCGGAATCAGGCGTCAGCTTTTCCGAAGCTTCAACAAGCAGAGCATATAGCACCTGGACGCGCCAGTAACCCCCCTGGTTGTCCCACTTGCGGACCGCCATGCCGACTTTGTCCCGTTCGGTGGCCACTGGACCCTTAGCACAAATGCCTTGCTTCAAGGCAGCAATGTcatgtcgatggcgatgcgCTGCAGTGATAACATCGCAGAGTCTATTTGGAGCTTTGATACCTTCTCGAGCCACCAGCGTCGTCAACGGCAGAGTCACCCTGGCCTTTGATAGGGAGATTTCCTTCTCCACGTGGGCATAGGGGGTGATGGCCGCGAGGTTCCAGGCGAAGTAtgcggcctcgtccgactTGACGAGAATATCATAAATCGATCCCGGGGCTCTGTCGCGAATAAGACCGTCGAGGAGATCGTAGACCAGCTGCCACTTGGAGAGATCTGGCCGCGGGTGCTCCATACCATTCGGATCTGTGAAAATGGCATTGTATAGGCCCAAGGTGCGAATCAGGTCCAAAGAACTACGTGGGCGACTGCCTGTTTGAGTGTCGTTGCGTCAGTAGGTGATGTATACGCGTGTAGGGCACACTGGACAAAGTCAGACATACCCTTCAgcatcttctccatctcAACACCGACTCTCTCGCGACTGATCTTGAGCCTCAGTGCGTCTAGGACGCGGGCGTCGGCCATGACGGCAGTGGCGGCAGTGTCAATGGAAAAGTCAAGACGACTGGCAAATCGTACCAACCTTAGTACTCTGAGAGGGTCGTCGGTGAAGGTCTGGAATGGTTCCATAGGAGTGCGAACCAGGCGAGACTCCATGTCTGCAAGACCGCCTGTAAAGTCTTCCACTAGGCCGGTATGTAAGTTGTAGAAGAGTGCGTTGATGGTGGCATCTCGGCGCAGagcgtcttcctcggcagTGCCAAATTCCATCGTCGGGTTGCGGCTGTCCTGAGTGTATGTCTCCTTGCGCAAGTTGACGAAGTCAACGTCAAGGCCAAACATGCGTGTGGTGGCGGTTTCGAGGTGCTTGGACTTGTCGGGGTTGGCAGCAATCCTGTGAAGGCTGCCCATATCGTCCGGGCCAATGTTGTGCTTCTCAGTATGGGCATGTTGCGCACAGTAGTCACGTAGCTCCAAGCTAAAAGCATAGCCGGTCATGGCATTGATGGCGGTGTCGATGTCGTGGCTCTCGATACCGAGTAGCTTGTCGCGAACCCATCCTCCCGCCCATCGAAGTACAAGAGGCTCCGGCGAACGGCCAGCCGCATCGATGAAGGCAGCAACGTCGACTAAGAGGTCCCTGAGCTGCCTCTCTTTAGCGGTAAGGCTAAACTTCGGGTGAACAGTCGAGGCCACGATGGTGGTGTGGGTGGTGGCAGCCATCTcggaaggggaagaagaagggtgACGTCCCACAAAAGTGTCAAAGCTTCTCTTCATAAGGTGCTGACAAGGGGTTGGTGGCTCCGTGCAACGTTTCCAGATTGGTGCAAGTCGAAGTCGAAGTCGAGAACAGGCACGTAGCATGGCCCGGCAGTAGAGTGTCTTCGAGTCGAGTCGCAGGCGCCGAGCCCTTGAAAGAAGGAGTGCGCGTGCGCGAGTGCAGCGCAAAGCCGTGAGCCGTAACCGGCCAACTCCGAGAATAACTCGTCGTTGACAATAGTCTCTCGGCCCAGCTGAAGGCTTGGGGGTGAGGAGCAACCGTTATGGAGACGgaggcgcgggcgcgggcgtAAGCGcggatgccgatgatggtgcAAATATGACAGAGGTGACTTCAGCACAGGCCCAGGTCGCCAGGGAGGGTCGATGAATGGCCAGACAGTTGATGAGACCAAGCGTTGGCCTGCAGACGCATGCGGTGTGTGTATCGAGTATTTTCCACGGGGCAGTGTAGGTTTTAGCCAACGGGTCGATGGTGGGACGAAGACTCGACACGCAGCGCTGAGACGCGGTTAGTTGGTGTTCAACAAGTAAAGGCTAGACACTCGGGGTAATGGGCGGGGTAGCGCGGAGGGCGAGGCCTGAGGTGGTTCATGGGGCCAAAACGATGAGACGTGCTGCCCTGTAGGTGCAATAATGAGGAGCCTGTGCTCTGGGTAGATGCGAGACGAAGTGAGTGAGGTGAAGTGGAGCGATCGA belongs to Colletotrichum higginsianum IMI 349063 chromosome 5, whole genome shotgun sequence and includes:
- a CDS encoding SacI domain-containing protein, with the translated sequence MAERSASRDSKAPMNLSGDADTDKYSRDPSPVFPLLNNDETAQALSSDAARQSRAGEDDAEEEPAVAKPFVRTSSPDSAARAADAYDEKGLDRLDRKMHKFSLYETATRYYIVGGDVTERRYRILKIERTTDDSELSLTDDKIIYSQKEMNQLLDTIDDGNKGTGGIKLRCTAWGLLGFIKFTGPYYMLLITKKSTVAMIGGHYIYQVDGTELVPLTPNRFKADVRNTEESRFLGILNNLDLTRSFYYSYSYDITRTLQHNLTREREALARGLPGAMDDFNGMFVWNSHLLQPAMNALKDPFDWCHPIIHGYIDQAALSIYGRTAYITIIARRSRFFAGARFLKRGANDLGYVANDVETEQIVSEALTTSFHAPGPILFSSPQYTSYVQHRGSIPLYWTQDNTGVTPKPPIELNLVDPFYSAAALHFDNLFERYGAPIYVLNLVKARERTPRESKLLLEYTNAINYLNQFLPEGRKIIHKAWDMSRAAKSRDQDVIGTLERIAEDVVTTTGFFHDGDGKVHPTSVQNGVARTNCIDCLDRTNAAQFVIGKRALGHQLHALGILEDTSINYDTDAVNLFTHMYHDHGDTIAVQYGGSQLVNTMETYRKINQWTSHSRDMIESFKRYYNNSFLDGQRQEAYNLFLGNYIFAQGQPMLWDLATDYYLHHADPRAWSEKTKRDYINWYTTENLKLRRFPTYSQPPGEVGKMPVSFFDDYWVEYYRPSTLSSFLKMFPYKMNSTIKYIPFKSTQDGRYDLSPFRIRNETDLDAHEKKKPKKEVIIVDPQDLKSPRDADAASVLSDRTTGGKGISIHRWLQPMQDRVTGHHGIMKETHTEPQGSPKVKPTAQEKTKAAQWTFTKAVNESLNPSVSQQEAEDYERYISHPQNLPLVVSAEVQAENQSEYQHYVQSSWQSDALTPVGAEEDVAVYAELLKVGSNPLTVTEEDSQKKRYKAYRKWLRGKSFFKQQPLD
- a CDS encoding Poly A polymerase head domain-containing protein; the protein is MLRACSRLRLRLAPIWKRCTEPPTPCQHLMKRSFDTFVGRHPSSSPSEMAATTHTTIVASTVHPKFSLTAKERQLRDLLVDVAAFIDAAGRSPEPLVLRWAGGWVRDKLLGIESHDIDTAINAMTGYAFSLELRDYCAQHAHTEKHNIGPDDMGSLHRIAANPDKSKHLETATTRMFGLDVDFVNLRKETYTQDSRNPTMEFGTAEEDALRRDATINALFYNLHTGLVEDFTGGLADMESRLVRTPMEPFQTFTDDPLRVLRLVRFASRLDFSIDTAATAVMADARVLDALRLKISRERVGVEMEKMLKGSRPRSSLDLIRTLGLYNAIFTDPNGMEHPRPDLSKWQLVYDLLDGLIRDRAPGSIYDILVKSDEAAYFAWNLAAITPYAHVEKEISLSKARVTLPLTTLVAREGIKAPNRLCDVITAAHRHRHDIAALKQGICAKGPVATERDKVGMAVRKWDNQGGYWRVQVLYALLVEASEKLTPDSDVDTVVFISGWKSFLDHLADLDVMDAPSLRRLVDGRMLAKELGVRPGKWMGQALDVCVAWQLRHPDETDPTGAIDEVRRRAGELGIGGMMRGQPS